One stretch of Chryseobacterium indologenes DNA includes these proteins:
- a CDS encoding outer membrane beta-barrel protein — protein MIKKLIVMGMVCLVSTSFYAQKKLNINLSSKKDTEVSPIVKEKVEEYAAKINAIIQEEKKLMEGELEVLKSKNLDNAEFNKEKTQIADRYSEKMDKRIEDLGFDLDDVIQKQVRYSLLNTDVNSNEELKAKLLKKFRPTRNLTGYFSYGVMTLTNDLPDNELDKNIGYANNLEFGLKLNYQLSRTSPWAVISGLGFSWRTIRMDNNMLFTKSPDYGVALEHYNGNLNKNKLRTGYIMVPLGMQYNFSKLKNGGMDIQYRNYYRGFKVGANVYGGVRMTTNNIVEGNEGEIRNKGNYQVNPFVYGAQLTFSYNSFSVFVKKDFSNFFKDHYFENDKALIFGISIGIE, from the coding sequence ATGATCAAGAAATTAATCGTAATGGGAATGGTGTGCCTTGTTTCGACATCATTTTATGCACAGAAGAAACTGAATATTAATTTGTCTTCTAAAAAAGATACTGAGGTAAGCCCTATTGTGAAAGAGAAGGTTGAAGAATATGCTGCAAAAATCAATGCCATCATTCAGGAAGAAAAGAAATTGATGGAAGGAGAACTTGAGGTTCTAAAATCCAAAAATCTGGATAATGCAGAATTTAATAAAGAAAAAACACAAATTGCAGACCGATATTCAGAAAAAATGGATAAAAGAATTGAAGATCTTGGTTTTGATCTGGATGATGTTATCCAAAAGCAGGTCAGATATTCACTTTTAAATACTGATGTGAATTCTAATGAAGAGCTGAAGGCAAAGCTGCTAAAGAAGTTTCGTCCAACAAGAAATCTTACAGGATATTTTTCTTACGGAGTAATGACACTTACCAATGATCTTCCGGACAATGAGTTAGATAAGAATATCGGATATGCGAATAATCTCGAATTTGGATTAAAATTAAATTATCAGTTAAGCAGAACGAGCCCATGGGCTGTCATTTCCGGATTGGGGTTTTCCTGGAGAACCATTAGAATGGATAACAATATGTTATTTACAAAAAGCCCGGATTACGGTGTAGCCCTTGAGCACTATAACGGAAACCTGAATAAGAATAAATTGAGAACAGGTTATATTATGGTCCCGTTGGGAATGCAGTATAACTTTTCAAAACTTAAAAACGGAGGAATGGACATTCAGTACCGGAATTATTACAGAGGTTTCAAAGTAGGAGCCAACGTATATGGAGGAGTAAGAATGACGACCAATAATATTGTAGAAGGAAACGAGGGTGAGATCAGAAATAAAGGAAATTACCAGGTAAATCCTTTTGTGTATGGGGCTCAGCTTACCTTTTCGTATAATAGTTTCAGCGTATTTGTGAAGAAAGATTTTAGTAATTTCTTCAAAGACCATTATTTTGAAAATGATAAAGCTCTCATTTTTGGAATTTCCATTGGAATAGAATAA
- a CDS encoding RNA polymerase sigma factor, giving the protein MKFLFGNKKDDLLSLLKKQDPAAQKLFYEQNVKKFLSVAKSYVSDLYQAEDCLIKAFCKIFKHIESFREEANLESWARRIVVNECLNFIKSHKTVFYLDEINQAFQEDIYEPNIEFDFNAQELLDQLPDAYRMVFNLYVLEGYSHQEIADTLQISLAVSKTQLFRAKEKLRKIYFQQQKKMKNEHV; this is encoded by the coding sequence ATGAAGTTTTTGTTCGGAAATAAAAAAGATGATTTGTTGAGCCTCCTGAAGAAACAGGACCCGGCTGCACAGAAGCTTTTCTATGAGCAGAATGTAAAGAAATTTCTGAGTGTGGCCAAAAGTTATGTAAGTGATTTGTACCAGGCGGAAGATTGTCTCATTAAAGCATTCTGTAAAATATTTAAGCATATAGAAAGCTTCAGGGAAGAAGCTAATCTGGAAAGCTGGGCTAGGAGAATTGTCGTGAATGAATGCCTGAATTTTATTAAAAGCCATAAAACAGTATTTTATCTCGATGAGATCAATCAGGCTTTTCAGGAAGACATTTATGAACCGAATATTGAATTTGATTTTAATGCACAGGAATTGTTAGATCAGCTGCCGGATGCATACAGAATGGTTTTTAACCTATATGTGCTGGAGGGCTATTCCCATCAGGAAATTGCTGATACCTTGCAGATTTCTCTTGCAGTAAGCAAAACACAGCTGTTCAGAGCAAAAGAGAAACTAAGAAAAATCTACTTTCAACAACAGAAAAAAATGAAAAATGAACACGTCTAA
- a CDS encoding ABC transporter ATP-binding protein, whose product MITINNLSKTYGTATVLNIEHLEIPNGETFGLVGNNGAGKTTLFSLMLDLIQATTGSVSIDGIKVNESEIWKNKVSAFVDDSFLIGYLTPEEYFYFIGELRGQNKASIDEFLRPFHDLFNGEILQSGKYIRDLSKGNQKKVGIVGAIIGNPEIIILDEPFANLDPSTQIKLKNLIKELSKQDGVTFLISSHDLSHTTEVCNRIVVVNKGQLVKDIQTTPETLRDLEQYFSDQVSDLH is encoded by the coding sequence ATGATTACTATAAATAATTTATCTAAAACATACGGAACAGCAACCGTTCTAAACATTGAACATCTTGAAATTCCTAATGGTGAAACTTTTGGGCTGGTAGGAAATAACGGAGCTGGAAAAACTACTCTTTTCAGCCTGATGCTGGACCTTATTCAGGCAACTACGGGTTCTGTGAGCATTGATGGTATTAAAGTAAATGAATCTGAGATATGGAAAAACAAAGTTTCGGCATTTGTAGATGATTCTTTTCTTATTGGTTATCTGACTCCGGAGGAATATTTTTATTTCATTGGTGAATTGAGAGGGCAGAATAAGGCTTCCATTGATGAGTTTTTAAGACCTTTTCATGATCTTTTTAATGGTGAGATTCTTCAATCCGGCAAATATATCCGGGATCTTTCGAAAGGAAATCAGAAAAAAGTAGGAATTGTAGGCGCCATTATTGGAAATCCTGAAATCATTATTCTGGATGAGCCATTTGCCAATCTGGATCCGTCTACTCAGATCAAACTTAAAAATCTGATTAAAGAACTATCAAAGCAGGATGGTGTTACTTTCCTTATTTCCAGTCACGATTTATCGCATACTACAGAAGTCTGTAACAGAATTGTAGTGGTAAACAAGGGGCAGTTGGTAAAAGATATTCAAACCACCCCTGAAACACTGAGAGATCTTGAACAGTATTTTTCTGATCAGGTTTCCGACCTGCATTAA
- a CDS encoding DUF5687 family protein: protein MFLTFLKLEIKSFFRGTSLGINLTMKILRFIAILYFMGCLAGGAFLTFLYVQKEMHQDPLKIVSTFLLIGWVGDLGIKYIWQEIPTQNIKPFLTLNIKKRTLVNYLLVKTFFSAFSWLNSLFFITFSGIALFYGYSFLGTLSWLVGISSLFYLNSFINIFLNSTEKIAIAAAVIVAIVGALGYYHIIPVLSYSEMAFYGLYEKPYLALIPVTLFAVLWVFCFRYIREEFYLDQGLEAKKSIGKTENIAFLNKYGVIGTFINNDIKMLKRNKVTRGILLGSFMFLFYGLLMYTSTAYKTPAMTMFMGLFVTGGFQFLFGQRVPAFDSSYYPLMMTLNVPYKEYLKAKWWLMNIVTGFSIIIASLYIYFGWEIYVTFFAAGIYNMGVNSQFTLWSGAFNKTQIDLNSKEKRFGQKNSFNLKSMLLLIPKMLLPMAVFAGAKYFFGITGGVVSIAIIGLIGFLLREKIFDIIVKHYKKEKYSTLDAFKNKD, encoded by the coding sequence ATGTTTCTGACGTTTCTTAAGCTGGAAATCAAAAGTTTCTTCCGAGGTACATCTTTAGGAATTAATCTAACCATGAAAATTCTAAGATTCATTGCGATTCTTTATTTCATGGGTTGCCTTGCCGGCGGGGCCTTTCTAACCTTTTTATATGTGCAGAAAGAAATGCATCAGGATCCTTTAAAAATAGTTTCCACCTTTTTACTGATAGGCTGGGTAGGCGATTTAGGGATCAAATATATCTGGCAGGAAATTCCAACACAAAATATTAAACCCTTCCTTACCTTAAATATTAAAAAGAGGACCCTGGTCAATTATCTGTTGGTAAAAACCTTTTTTTCAGCTTTTAGCTGGTTGAACTCTCTGTTTTTTATCACATTTTCAGGGATTGCCCTATTTTATGGATATAGTTTTCTGGGAACTTTATCCTGGCTGGTAGGAATTTCCTCATTATTTTATCTGAATAGCTTTATCAATATTTTTCTGAACAGTACCGAAAAGATTGCCATTGCTGCAGCTGTTATCGTTGCAATAGTGGGTGCTTTAGGTTACTATCATATTATCCCGGTGCTTTCTTATTCTGAAATGGCCTTCTATGGTCTTTACGAAAAGCCATATCTAGCTCTGATCCCTGTTACTTTGTTTGCGGTATTATGGGTATTTTGTTTTAGATATATCCGCGAAGAATTTTATCTTGACCAGGGTCTGGAAGCTAAGAAATCAATTGGTAAAACAGAAAATATTGCATTTCTGAATAAATACGGAGTCATAGGAACATTTATTAATAATGATATTAAAATGCTGAAACGTAATAAAGTAACCCGAGGGATTCTTTTGGGAAGCTTCATGTTTCTGTTCTATGGTTTGTTGATGTATACTTCCACAGCATATAAAACCCCTGCAATGACAATGTTCATGGGGCTTTTTGTAACCGGAGGCTTTCAATTTCTGTTTGGGCAGAGAGTTCCAGCCTTCGACAGCTCTTATTACCCATTGATGATGACGCTGAATGTTCCGTACAAGGAATATTTAAAGGCCAAATGGTGGCTGATGAATATTGTGACGGGATTTTCAATTATCATAGCTTCTCTTTATATTTATTTTGGCTGGGAAATTTATGTTACTTTTTTTGCTGCCGGGATTTATAATATGGGAGTAAATTCGCAATTTACACTCTGGTCGGGAGCCTTTAATAAAACTCAAATTGATCTTAATTCAAAAGAAAAAAGATTTGGGCAGAAGAATAGTTTCAATCTGAAGTCAATGCTGTTGCTTATCCCTAAAATGCTGCTTCCCATGGCTGTATTTGCCGGTGCAAAATACTTTTTTGGAATCACAGGAGGAGTCGTAAGTATTGCCATAATAGGATTGATAGGATTTTTATTGCGGGAGAAGATCTTTGATATCATCGTAAAACATTATAAAAAAGAAAAATACAGCACATTGGATGCATTTAAAAATAAAGACTAA
- a CDS encoding DNA repair protein RecN: protein MLSRIYIKNFALIDTLEVSLNNGLQVITGETGAGKSIILGALRLILGERADVKSISKAEEKSVVETEFALNNQFKKFFIENDLDYELNTIIRREILPSGKSRAFINDVPVTLDILKELSSQLIDIHSQFETSNLFTSEYQFKIIDGLSENKKIIEDYQQEFLTFQNLKSLLKKLKTQLSEANKESDYKDFLLNELEELKLDDVDYEEIQNQLSIQENAGMISENVGQILSRFHQEEIGILSFFNEAKAKLSRIAGISTSFAELDQRLETSFVELKDIISELEHEAEKLEINPENLIVLTELNNKINALFLKHSVSDLTELIEIRNELAGDQKGASELEAQIIETEGNIIEKEKSLQVLAEKLSKNRKKNVPVFIKKAEGLLKKLGLEKARVDIELQDAAEFNLFGKENIQLLFQANSGFPLKPIQTAISGGERSRVMLAVKKIIAESDELPTLILDEIDTGVSGKVAEEIGNLMREMSEDMQLIVISHLAQVAAKGNDNYKVVKQDIAGKTQSTIIPLNDEDKLNEIAQLLSGSKITEAALAQAKELIG from the coding sequence ATGCTTTCAAGAATTTATATTAAAAATTTTGCCCTGATTGATACTCTTGAAGTATCATTAAATAACGGTCTTCAGGTAATTACCGGAGAAACCGGAGCAGGAAAATCCATTATTTTGGGTGCATTACGTCTTATCCTGGGAGAAAGGGCAGATGTAAAATCCATCTCAAAAGCAGAGGAAAAAAGTGTTGTAGAAACTGAGTTTGCTTTGAACAATCAATTCAAGAAGTTTTTTATTGAAAACGATCTGGATTATGAATTGAATACCATTATCAGAAGAGAAATATTACCATCCGGAAAGTCCAGGGCATTCATTAATGATGTTCCGGTAACCCTGGATATATTGAAAGAGCTTTCTTCTCAGCTAATAGATATCCATTCCCAGTTTGAAACTTCCAACCTTTTTACATCAGAATATCAATTTAAAATCATTGATGGGCTTTCTGAAAATAAAAAGATCATTGAAGATTATCAGCAGGAATTTTTAACATTTCAGAACCTGAAATCTTTGCTTAAAAAGTTGAAAACACAACTTTCAGAAGCTAATAAAGAAAGCGATTATAAAGATTTCTTACTCAACGAGCTCGAAGAATTAAAGCTTGATGATGTAGATTATGAAGAGATTCAGAACCAGTTATCCATTCAGGAAAATGCAGGCATGATCTCTGAAAATGTAGGCCAGATCCTGTCAAGGTTTCATCAGGAGGAAATTGGGATTCTTTCATTCTTTAATGAAGCCAAAGCTAAGCTTTCCAGAATTGCAGGTATTTCAACCAGTTTTGCAGAGTTGGACCAAAGGCTTGAAACCTCATTTGTAGAATTGAAAGATATTATTTCCGAGCTGGAACATGAAGCCGAGAAATTAGAGATCAATCCGGAAAACCTGATCGTTCTTACTGAGCTGAACAACAAGATCAATGCTCTTTTCCTTAAGCATAGCGTTTCAGACCTAACGGAGCTGATTGAGATCAGGAATGAACTGGCAGGGGATCAGAAAGGTGCCTCAGAACTTGAAGCACAAATTATTGAAACCGAAGGAAATATTATTGAAAAAGAAAAATCACTTCAGGTTCTTGCAGAAAAACTTTCCAAAAACAGAAAAAAGAATGTTCCAGTTTTCATCAAAAAAGCAGAAGGGCTTCTTAAAAAATTAGGTCTTGAAAAAGCAAGGGTAGATATAGAATTGCAGGATGCTGCAGAGTTTAATTTATTTGGAAAAGAAAATATCCAGCTTTTATTCCAGGCCAATTCAGGATTTCCATTAAAGCCAATTCAGACGGCTATTTCCGGCGGAGAAAGATCAAGAGTAATGCTTGCCGTGAAAAAGATTATTGCAGAAAGTGATGAATTGCCAACATTGATTTTAGACGAAATTGATACTGGTGTTTCAGGGAAAGTAGCCGAGGAGATTGGAAATCTTATGCGGGAAATGTCTGAAGATATGCAGCTGATTGTTATTTCCCACCTTGCACAAGTTGCTGCTAAAGGGAATGATAATTATAAAGTGGTAAAACAGGATATCGCTGGAAAAACCCAATCTACCATTATTCCATTGAATGATGAAGATAAACTGAATGAAATTGCCCAGTTGCTTTCAGGAAGTAAGATTACTGAAGCAGCTCTCGCTCAGGCTAAAGAACTTATTGGTTAA
- a CDS encoding DUF4835 family protein: MKKIISLFFLLFIFNLGFSQELLATVQVNSQQIGGSNQQAFKALEKSLRDFINNTSWTGKKLQNFEKIKCGFSIVIAERDVNKFKGSIVVQAVRPVYNTTYESPLLNLQDQRFSFEYIENENLIFNERQFSGKNLTDIISFYIYLILGYDADSFQSMGGTQWFSKAQQIAQNSQNRNYDGWNTINEPRSRTILINEIMNPNWSQLRSTIYTYHRSGMDNLFNQDQTPGKKVIFDALMQLKMYENSFQQGFFFNLFMDTKSDEIFNVFNSGNNGGLILNDLKQTMIILSPKNIDNKWNKWKV; this comes from the coding sequence ATGAAAAAAATTATAAGTTTATTTTTCCTGTTATTTATCTTTAATCTTGGTTTTTCTCAGGAACTGCTGGCAACCGTCCAGGTAAACTCCCAGCAGATAGGAGGGAGTAATCAGCAGGCTTTTAAAGCGTTGGAAAAAAGTCTTAGAGATTTTATCAACAATACCAGCTGGACGGGGAAGAAGTTGCAGAATTTTGAAAAAATCAAGTGTGGTTTTTCTATTGTTATTGCTGAAAGAGATGTCAATAAATTCAAAGGGTCTATTGTTGTACAGGCGGTGCGTCCGGTGTATAACACCACGTACGAGTCTCCTTTATTAAACCTTCAGGATCAGAGGTTCAGTTTTGAATATATTGAGAATGAGAATCTTATTTTCAACGAGAGACAGTTTTCTGGAAAGAACCTTACTGATATCATCAGCTTCTATATTTATCTTATTTTAGGGTATGATGCAGACAGTTTCCAGTCTATGGGAGGAACCCAGTGGTTTTCAAAAGCTCAGCAAATTGCCCAAAATTCCCAAAATAGGAACTATGACGGCTGGAATACCATCAATGAACCGAGAAGCCGTACGATTTTGATCAATGAGATTATGAACCCTAACTGGAGCCAGTTAAGATCTACCATATATACCTATCACAGATCCGGAATGGATAATCTTTTTAATCAGGATCAGACGCCTGGTAAAAAAGTGATTTTTGATGCGCTTATGCAACTTAAAATGTATGAGAATTCTTTCCAGCAAGGCTTTTTCTTTAATCTTTTCATGGATACAAAGAGTGATGAGATCTTTAATGTTTTCAATTCCGGGAATAATGGGGGGCTTATCCTTAATGATCTCAAGCAGACTATGATTATTCTTTCTCCTAAAAATATTGATAACAAGTGGAATAAATGGAAAGTATAG
- the coaBC gene encoding bifunctional phosphopantothenoylcysteine decarboxylase/phosphopantothenate--cysteine ligase CoaBC, whose product MSVSGKKILIAVSGGIAAYKVHFLIRDFIKQGAEVQVIMTPDAEHFVTKLSLATLSKKPVYSDFYDNNGTWNSHVELALWADLMIVAPCTANTLSKMIHGMCDNLVIATYMSAKCPVFIAPAMDLDMYAHPSTKMNLELAESYGHFIIPAENGELASGLIGQGRMAEPATILSTVENYVTDVTVERSLEGKTVLITAGPTYEAIDPVRFIGNHSSGKMGFSLAEEASKRGAKVILISGPSSQTLTDKNVELHKVTSAKEMLAKVFEFYDKIDIGIASAAVADYAPKDIAKEKIKKNDENLTIELVKNPDILKTMGEKKTHQFLVGFALETQNEEENAKGKLQKKNLDMIVLNSLRDEGAGFKNDTNKIKIFTKTEKREFDLKSKGEVAKDILNFVESQLLK is encoded by the coding sequence ATGAGTGTTTCCGGTAAAAAGATCCTTATTGCTGTTTCTGGAGGAATTGCGGCCTATAAAGTTCACTTTCTGATAAGAGACTTTATAAAACAAGGAGCCGAAGTACAGGTGATTATGACCCCCGATGCAGAACATTTTGTGACTAAATTAAGTTTGGCTACCTTATCAAAGAAACCGGTTTATTCTGATTTTTATGATAACAACGGAACCTGGAACAGCCACGTAGAACTTGCTTTATGGGCGGATCTGATGATCGTGGCTCCGTGTACAGCCAATACCTTATCCAAAATGATTCATGGAATGTGTGATAATCTTGTTATCGCGACGTATATGTCTGCAAAATGTCCGGTGTTTATTGCTCCGGCGATGGATTTAGATATGTATGCACACCCTTCTACAAAGATGAATTTAGAGCTTGCGGAAAGCTACGGACATTTTATCATTCCTGCTGAAAACGGAGAATTGGCAAGCGGCTTGATCGGTCAAGGAAGAATGGCTGAGCCGGCAACAATCTTGAGTACCGTTGAGAATTACGTTACAGATGTTACTGTTGAAAGAAGTCTGGAAGGAAAAACGGTTTTAATTACAGCGGGTCCTACGTATGAGGCTATTGATCCGGTAAGATTTATAGGGAATCATTCTTCGGGAAAAATGGGATTCTCTTTAGCTGAAGAAGCGTCAAAAAGGGGAGCAAAAGTGATTCTGATTTCAGGGCCAAGTTCTCAAACCCTTACCGATAAAAATGTAGAGCTGCATAAAGTAACTTCTGCAAAAGAAATGCTGGCTAAGGTATTTGAGTTTTATGATAAAATAGATATTGGGATCGCGAGTGCTGCAGTAGCAGACTATGCCCCGAAGGACATAGCGAAAGAGAAGATCAAAAAGAATGATGAAAATCTTACTATTGAGCTGGTTAAAAACCCAGATATTCTTAAAACGATGGGTGAAAAGAAAACCCATCAGTTCTTGGTAGGCTTTGCTTTGGAAACCCAAAATGAAGAGGAAAATGCAAAAGGAAAGCTACAGAAAAAAAACCTTGATATGATTGTTTTAAACTCTCTGCGTGATGAGGGAGCCGGTTTTAAAAATGATACCAATAAAATCAAAATATTCACTAAAACAGAGAAAAGAGAATTTGATTTGAAGTCGAAAGGGGAAGTGGCAAAAGATATTCTCAATTTTGTTGAATCTCAGCTTTTAAAATAA
- a CDS encoding DNA-directed RNA polymerase subunit omega — translation MSVKDTKAEVNTITYDKDKIEDKVGSIYEAIVIMGKRAEQINAEIRTELHNKLDEFAVHNSTLEEVFENREQIEISKHYEKLPKPTSIAIEEWLNGDVYFRKTEERK, via the coding sequence ATGAGTGTAAAAGATACAAAAGCAGAAGTAAATACTATTACTTACGACAAAGATAAGATTGAAGATAAAGTAGGTTCAATCTACGAAGCTATTGTTATCATGGGAAAGAGAGCAGAGCAAATCAATGCGGAGATCCGTACGGAGCTTCACAACAAATTGGATGAATTTGCTGTTCACAATTCTACATTAGAAGAGGTTTTCGAAAACAGAGAACAGATTGAGATCTCTAAGCATTACGAAAAACTTCCAAAGCCAACTTCAATTGCTATTGAAGAGTGGTTAAATGGAGACGTGTATTTCAGAAAAACAGAAGAGAGAAAGTAA
- a CDS encoding outer membrane protein assembly factor BamD, whose translation MKKYILGLFAVAVVASCVSQQERAMKSADKDFILKAANENFAKKKWKNALALYDRLANLVAGTDDFPNVGFNTAYANYYDKSYKLAGHQFKNFAVNFPKDPRAEEAAYMSALCYYEGSMDYNLDQSSTELAVNELQDFLNNYPNSERSKNISQLIDELSYKLEFKAYENGRQYFKMGEYKAANVALENVLEDFPSTKLRPKIYDYIMKSRYELAMKSIYNLKDERIESALTYVKMVEKELPNTEYSKTASDLRAKLEKEKEHFVVVKKETEAKIAALTAKQKKEAEKLANEGKKEQQIKDQISNEKQAKQMQRDSAALQTPPPAATFKIKR comes from the coding sequence ATGAAAAAATATATTTTAGGTCTTTTTGCTGTAGCCGTGGTGGCATCATGTGTAAGCCAGCAAGAAAGAGCAATGAAGAGTGCTGATAAAGATTTTATCTTAAAAGCGGCCAATGAAAACTTTGCTAAGAAAAAGTGGAAAAATGCATTGGCTCTTTATGACAGACTTGCGAACCTTGTAGCAGGAACGGATGATTTTCCTAACGTAGGTTTCAATACAGCGTATGCTAATTACTACGATAAAAGCTATAAACTGGCAGGACATCAGTTTAAAAACTTTGCGGTAAACTTTCCAAAAGATCCAAGAGCCGAAGAAGCTGCTTATATGTCTGCATTATGTTATTACGAAGGATCTATGGATTACAACCTGGACCAATCGAGTACAGAATTAGCCGTTAATGAACTTCAGGATTTCCTGAACAACTATCCGAATTCCGAAAGATCAAAAAATATCAGTCAACTTATTGACGAACTTTCTTACAAGCTGGAATTTAAAGCTTACGAAAACGGAAGACAGTACTTTAAAATGGGTGAGTACAAAGCTGCTAACGTAGCCTTGGAAAATGTATTGGAAGATTTCCCAAGTACAAAGCTTCGTCCGAAAATTTATGATTACATCATGAAATCCCGTTATGAATTGGCTATGAAGTCTATTTATAATCTTAAGGATGAGCGTATTGAAAGTGCTTTAACCTATGTGAAAATGGTTGAAAAAGAACTTCCTAATACAGAATATTCTAAGACGGCATCTGACCTGAGAGCAAAACTGGAAAAGGAGAAAGAACATTTTGTGGTGGTTAAAAAAGAAACCGAAGCAAAAATTGCAGCTTTAACAGCTAAGCAAAAGAAAGAAGCAGAAAAGCTTGCCAACGAAGGTAAAAAAGAACAGCAGATTAAAGATCAGATCAGCAACGAAAAGCAGGCAAAGCAGATGCAGAGGGATAGTGCGGCACTTCAGACCCCTCCACCTGCAGCGACTTTCAAAATTAAAAGATAA
- a CDS encoding TetR/AcrR family transcriptional regulator — translation MKKKFTEKQIHILDIAEELIAKKGYEGTSVRDICSKANINVAMISYYFGSKEKMMSYLYQYRVLKTRENFSEFADTIKEGKPEMQMREMIKYIVSQLFKYNYFHGFVTQELRHTENLKDELLDFYQLFVKKLDEVIKKGVASGVFTFTPKPEDILTMIIGSTLFVIRNKNFYELYVPSKNEEAYAKEAEKKVRMNLLLSVFAILGYAAD, via the coding sequence ATGAAAAAAAAATTTACCGAAAAACAGATTCACATCCTCGATATTGCAGAAGAATTAATTGCAAAAAAAGGGTACGAAGGAACTTCTGTGAGAGATATTTGCTCCAAAGCTAATATCAATGTCGCTATGATCTCCTATTACTTTGGTTCTAAGGAGAAAATGATGTCTTATCTCTATCAATATAGAGTATTAAAGACCAGGGAAAATTTCTCAGAATTTGCAGATACAATTAAAGAAGGAAAACCAGAAATGCAGATGCGTGAAATGATAAAATATATTGTTTCCCAGCTGTTTAAATATAATTATTTCCATGGATTTGTTACCCAGGAACTCCGTCATACAGAGAATTTAAAGGACGAATTGCTGGATTTTTACCAGCTTTTTGTAAAAAAGCTGGATGAAGTGATCAAAAAAGGAGTTGCATCCGGGGTATTTACTTTTACACCAAAGCCGGAAGATATTCTTACCATGATTATCGGTTCTACTTTATTTGTGATTCGAAATAAGAATTTTTATGAGCTTTACGTACCTAGTAAAAACGAAGAAGCCTACGCAAAAGAGGCTGAAAAGAAAGTGAGAATGAATCTTTTATTAAGTGTTTTTGCAATTTTAGGATACGCTGCAGACTAA
- a CDS encoding TatD family hydrolase translates to MEFFDFHHHKKHFRNGIYNLDIEQIPPDSLYSIGIHPHDIDIYDIERQLSWMRNMMFQNCFAIGECGLDSLVPIDQKIQEAVFLRQINISNEVKKPVIIHCVRKFYEVISFKKKAEQPMIIHGFNKKQQIAKDLLANNFYLSFGKAVLYNLSLQHILKNTPLDKFFLETDNEDFKIEELYLKVSEIKEISLEDLNEQILENLHTIRNG, encoded by the coding sequence ATGGAATTTTTTGATTTTCACCATCATAAAAAGCACTTCAGAAACGGAATTTACAATTTGGATATTGAACAGATTCCGCCGGATTCCCTTTATTCAATAGGAATACATCCCCATGATATTGACATTTATGATATAGAGCGTCAGTTGAGCTGGATGAGAAATATGATGTTTCAGAACTGTTTTGCCATAGGAGAATGTGGTCTGGATTCTCTTGTTCCTATTGATCAAAAAATTCAGGAAGCCGTTTTTTTAAGACAGATCAATATTTCCAATGAAGTAAAAAAGCCTGTTATTATTCACTGTGTAAGAAAATTTTACGAGGTGATTTCCTTTAAAAAAAAGGCGGAACAGCCTATGATTATTCATGGTTTTAATAAAAAACAACAAATTGCAAAAGATCTTCTGGCCAATAATTTTTATCTGAGTTTTGGGAAAGCTGTTTTGTATAATTTATCTTTGCAGCATATTTTAAAAAACACTCCCTTAGACAAATTCTTTTTAGAAACTGACAATGAAGACTTTAAGATCGAAGAATTGTACCTAAAAGTTTCGGAAATAAAAGAAATTTCTTTGGAAGACCTCAACGAACAAATTTTAGAAAATTTACACACGATAAGAAATGGATAA